Proteins encoded together in one Camelina sativa cultivar DH55 chromosome 9, Cs, whole genome shotgun sequence window:
- the LOC104711854 gene encoding CBS domain-containing protein CBSCBSPB3 translates to MSTQATGPSSTSGRRNTTSSVRRGPPPSKKPVQSENGSVNGGNTSKPNSPPPQPQASSNGERTVKKLRLSKALTIPEGTTVYDACRRMAARRVDACLLTDSSALLSGIVTDKDVATRVIAEGLRPDQTLVSKVMTRNPIFVTSDSLALEALQKMVQGKFRHLPVVENGEVIALLDITKCLYDAISRMEKAAEQGSALAAAVEGVEKQWGSGYSAPYAFIETLRERMFKPALSTIITENSKVALVAPSDPVYVAAKKMRDLRVNSVIISVGNKIYGILTSKDILMRVVAQNLSPELTLVEKVMTPNPECASLETTILDALHIMHDGKFLHLPIIDKDGTAAACVDVLQITHAAISMVENSSGAVNDMANTMMQKFWDSALALEPPDDSDTQSEMSAMMHHSDIGKLSSYPSLGLGNSFSFKFEDLKGRVHRFTSAAENLEELMGIVMQRIGSENNSVEQRPQIIYEDDEGDKVLITSDSDLVGAVTLARSTGQKVLRLHLDFTESSRSLSSETIQLKKEDSRDRGSGLVSWRGGVVVTGAVVLTSIAVVVYLKRSKI, encoded by the coding sequence ATGAGTACTCAAGCGACGGGTCCGTCTTCAACATCAGGGAGAAGAAACACTACCTCTAGTGTACGCCGTGGACCACCACCTTCGAAGAAACCAGTCCAATCAGAGAACGGAAGCGTTAATGGGGGGAACACCTCTAAACCCAATTCACCTCCTCCTCAACCTCAAGCTTCTTCTAATGGAGAGAGAACTGTGAAGAAGCTTCGTTTATCGAAAGCTCTTACTATCCCTGAAGGAACCACTGTTTATGATGCTTGTAGAAGGATGGCTGCTAGGCGTGTTGACGCTTGTTTGTTGACTGATTCAAGTGCGCTTCTCTCCGGGATTGTTACTGACAAAGATGTAGCTACAAGAGTGATTGCTGAAGGGTTGAGACCTGATCAAACTTTGGTCTCTAAAGTTATGACTAGGAATCCTATTTTTGTTACTTCTGATTCTTTGGCGCTTGAAGCTCTTCAGAAGATGGTTCAAGGGAAATTTAGGCACTTGCCTGTTGTTGAGAACGGTGAAGTCATTGCTTTGTTGGATATCACAAAGTGTTTATACGATGCGATTTCGAGGATGGAGAAAGCTGCAGAGCAAGGTAGCGCTTTAGCAGCTGCAGTGGAAGGTGTAGAGAAGCAATGGGGAAGCGGGTACTCTGCGCCGTATGCTTTTATTGAAACCTTGAGGGAGAGAATGTTTAAGCCAGCCTTGTCAACGATTATCACAGAGAATTCAAAGGTTGCACTTGTAGCACCATCAGATCCTGTTTATGTTGCTGCTAAAAAGATGCGGGATTTGCGGGTTAACTCTGTTATCATTTCTGTTGGGAACAAAATCTATGGAATCTTGACTTCAAAGGACATTCTCATGCGAGTGGTGGCACAGAATTTATCTCCTGAACTGACTCTTGTCGAGAAGGTTATGACTCCGAACCCCGAATGTGCATCGCTAGAGACAACGATTCTTGATGCGTTGCATATAATGCATGATGGGAAGTTTCTGCATCTTCCGATAATAGACAAAGATGGAACCGCTGCAGCTTGTGTAGACGTTCTTCAGATTACTCACGCAGCTATTTCGATGGTTGAGAACAGTTCTGGAGCTGTGAATGATATGGCTAACACGATGATGCAGAAGTTTTGGGATTCAGCTCTTGCTTTAGAGCCACCTGATGATTCCGACACTCAAAGCGAAATGTCAGCGATGATGCATCATTCAGATATTGGGAAGCTCAGTTCTTACCCATCTCTAGGACTTGGGAACTCGTTTTCATTCAAATTCGAAGACCTTAAGGGCCGTGTACATCGGTTTACTTCCGCAGCTGAAAACCTAGAGGAGCTGATGGGTATTGTGATGCAAAGAATAGGCAGCGAGAACAACAGTGTGGAACAACGGCCTCAGATTATATATGAGGATGATGAAGGTGATAAGGTTTTGATTACATCGGATAGTGATTTGGTTGGTGCTGTTACGCTTGCTAGGTCTACAGGACAAAAGGTTTTGAGGCTGCATCTGGACTTCACCGAGTCATCAAGGAGCTTGAGCTCAGAAACCATTCAACTCAAGAAAGAGGATTCTCGAGATAGAGGAAGCGGATTGGTTTCATGGCGTGGTGGTGTGGTGGTTACAGGAGCTGTTGTCCTAACAAGCATAGCCGTAGTTGTTTACTTGAAACGTTCAAAGATCTGA
- the LOC104715616 gene encoding cytochrome P450 76A1-like, with amino-acid sequence MINQLTKNELIGLFTSIALVIYVTCLLHTKRRTRLPPGPKPWPVIGNMFQLAGSPPHHSLTKLSRRHGPIMTLRLGSMLTVVISSSEVAREIFKKHDAALAGRKIYEAMKGRKSSDTSLITAQYGAYWRMLRRLCTTQFFVTRRLDAMSDVRSKCVEQMLQFVKEGGQNGTKTIDVGRYFFLMAFNLIGNLMFSRDLLDPDSKRGSEFFYHTGKVMEFAGKPNVADFFPLLRFLDPQGIRRKTQFHVEKAFEIAGEFIRERSEVREREGSDENTKDYLDVLLEFRGGDGVDQEEPCSFSARDINVIVFEMFTAGTDTTTSTLEWALAELLHNPRTLTKLQTELRTYLKSPNQKLQEEDLPNLPYLSAVIMETLRLHPPLPFLVPHKAMSTCHIFGKYTIPKETQVLVNVWAIGRDPKTWIDPVMFKPERFISDPNPRDFKGQDFEFLPFGSGRRMCPALPLASRILPLAIGSMVRSFDWALENGANAEEMDMGERIGITLKKALPLEAIPIPYLG; translated from the exons atgattAATCAATTAACGAAGAACGAGTTAATTGGATTATTTACATCCATTGCCCTTGTCATATACGTTACGTGTCTCCTCCACACCAAACGTCGTACGAGACTGCCTCCGGGACCAAAGCCCTGGCCGGTGATCGGAAACATGTTTCAGCTCGCCGGTTCACCGCCACACCACTCACTGACTAAACTTTCACGGCGTCACGGACCTATCATGACTTTGCGCCTCGGGTCGATGCTGACGGTTGTGATCTCTTCGAGCGAAGTGGCTCGGGAGATTTTCAAGAAGCACGATGCAGCGTTGGCTGGTCGGAAGATTTACGAGGCGATGAAAGGAAGGAAGAGTAGTGACACCTCGCTCATCACGGCTCAGTACGGTGCGTATTGGCGGATGCTGCGGCGACTCTGCACCACTCAGTTCTTTGTCACGCGCCGTCTTGATGCTATGAGTGATGTACGTTCTAAGTGTGTTGAGCAGATGCTTCAGTTCGTCAAGGAAGGTGGCCAAAACG GTACAAAAACAATCGACGTGGGGAGATACTTTTTCTTGATGGCATTTAACCTCATAGGAAACCTCATGTTCTCGAGAGATTTGCTCGATCCCGATTCAAAAAGAGGCTCCGAGTTCTTTTACCACACCGGGAAAGTGATGGAGTTCGCCGGGAAACCCAACGTTGCCGATTTCTTCCCTTTGTTAAGATTTCTTGACCCACAAGGAATCAGAAGAAAAACACAATTCCACGTGGAGAAAGCCTTTGAGATCGCCGGAGAGTTCATCAGAGAACGATCGGAGGTTAGGGAGAGAGAAGGAAGCGACGAGAACACGAAGGATTACTTAGATGTTCTTTTGGAGTTTCGTGGCGGCGATGGAGTCGACCAAGAAGAACCTTGTAGCTTCTCAGCAAGAGATATCAACGTTATTGTTTTC GAAATGTTTACGGCAGGGACGGATACGACAACAAGCACGTTGGAGTGGGCACTAGCGGAGCTACTACACAACCCAAGAACCTTAACCAAACTACAAACCGAACTCCGAACATACTTGAAGTCCCCGAACCAAAAGCTCCAAGAAGAAGACCTTCCAAACCTCCCCTATCTCTCAGCTGTTATCATGGAAACCTTAAGGCTGCACCCACCTCTGCCTTTCCTAGTCCCACACAAGGCCATGTCTACATGTCACATCTTCGGCAAATACACTATCCCCAAAGAAACACAAGTCTTGGTTAACGTTTGGGCAATTGGGCGCGATCCTAAAACATGGATCGACCCGGTTATGTTCAAACCGGAAAGATTTATATCCGACCCGAATCCCCGAGACTTCAAAGGACAGGATTTCGAGTTTTTACCATTCGGGTCAGGTCGAAGGATGTGTCCAGCTTTGCCTTTGGCGTCACGGATCTTGCCGTTAGCCATTGGATCGATGGTAAGGTCGTTTGATTGGGCCTTGGAAAATGGGGCTAATGCAGAAGAAATGGATATGGGAGAAAGAATTGGTATTACATTGAAAAAAGCCCTTCCCTTGGAAGCAATTCCTATTCCTTATCTAGGCTAA
- the LOC104711855 gene encoding bifunctional enolase 2/transcriptional activator-like, which produces MATITVVKARQIFDSRGNPTVEVDVHTSTGVKVRAAVPSGASTGIYEALELRDGGSDYLGKGVSKAVGNVNSIIGPALIGKVTPLLRTAIDNYMVHELDGTQNEWGWCKQKLGANAILAVSLAVCKAGAVVNGIPLYKHIANLAGNPKIVLPVPAFNVINGGSHAGNKLAMQEFMILPVGASSFTEAMKMGVEVYHNLKSVIKKKYGQDATNVGDEGGFAPNIQENKEGLELLKTAIEKAGYTGKVVIGMDVAASEFYSSDKKYDLNFKEENNDGSQKISGDALKDLYKSFVSEYPIVSIEDPFDQDDWEHYAKMTAECGEKVQIVGDDLLVTNPKRVEKAIKEKSCNALLLKVNQIGSVTESIEAVKMSKRAGWGVMASHRSGETEDTFIADLSVGLSTGQIKTGAPCRSERLAKYNQLLRIEEELGAEAVYAGANFRKPVEPY; this is translated from the exons ATGGCTACTATCACTGTTGTGAAAGCTAGGCAGATCTTTGATAGCCGTGGAAACCCTACCGTCGAG GTCGATGTCCACACATCCACCGGCGTTAAGGTCAGAGCTGCTGTTCCTAGTGGAGCTTCCACTG GAATATACGAGGCTCTTGAGCTGAGGGATGGAGGATCAGACTACCTTGGCAAAGGTGTCTCAAAG GCTGTTGGAAATGTTAACTCAATCATTGGTCCGGCATTGATTGGCAAGGTGACGCCCCTGTTAA GGACTGCTATTGACAACTACATGGTTCACGAACTTGATGGTACCCAAAATGAGTGGGGATGGTGCAAGCAAAAG CTCGGCGCCAATGCAATTCTTGCTGTTTCTCTCGCCGTCTGCAAGGCTGGCGCTGTTGTCAATGGAATTCCTCTCTACAAG CACATTGCCAATCTTGCTGGTAACCCAAAGATTGTGCTGCCAGTTCCTGCCTTCAATGTCATCAACGGTGGATCGCATGCAGGAAACAAGCTTGCAATGCAGGAGTTCATGATTCTCCCTGTTGGAGCTTCATCCTTCACGGAAGCCATGAAAATGGGTGTGGAAGTCTACCACAACTTGAAG TCTGTGATTAAGAAGAAGTACGGCCAGGATGCAACAAACGTTGGTGATGAAGGTGGCTTTGCACCAAATATTCAGGAGAACAAGGAAGGTCTAGAACTGCTCAAGACTGCCATCGAGAAGGCTGGATACACTGGCAAGGTTGTCATTGGAATGGATGTTGCTGCATCTGAGTTCTACTCATCAGACAAGAAATACGACTTGAACTTCAAAGAAGAG aACAATGATGGTTCTCAGAAAATTTCTGGAGATGCTCTAAAGGACTTGTACAAGTCATTCGTTTCAGAGTACCCAATTGTTTCCATTGAAGACCCATTTGACCAAGATGATTGGGAGCACTACGCTAAAATGACCGCTGAGTGTGGCGAGAAAGTTCAAATTGTCGGTGATGATCTGTTGGTCACCAACCCCAAG AGGGTTGAGAAGGCAATCAAGGAAAAGTCTTGCAATGCTCTTCTTTTGAAG GTTAACCAAATTGGATCTGTGACCGAGAGTATCGAGGCAGTTAAGATGTCAAAGAGAGCTGGTTGGGGAGTGATGGCCAGCCATCGTAGTGGAGAGACCGAGGACACCTTCATTGCTGACTTATCCGTTGGTTTGTCAACC GGACAAATCAAGACCGGAGCTCCATGCAGATCAGAGCGTCTTGCAAAATACAACCAG CTATTGCGAATTGAAGAAGAGCTTGGAGCAGAGGCAGTGTATGCAGGAGCCAACTTCCGCAAGCCCGTGGAGCCATactag
- the LOC104715615 gene encoding putative F-box protein At2g33200, with translation MYPLRILFQQGLAYLQDLDEDKIENLENLGFYLSKSFVMASCSSWLLMNDHSFLYLLNVFTSETINLPSMESCQEERDDEYEDFIKSTYKRQKVIKYSPAKNPACFWINDKTRDYVVAWNHHDQNNLFTVKKGDDYWYTFEGINCVDMAYKDHKLYLYTYDCYIKIFDFSGDFPNEVTRGNPYRNHPFRYDLQHQESFWKAKVAITNSGDVLIVASMKRLEEKRFFKIFKMNMESGDWEIVDSLGGEVLIFGHGVTIKDVNGLGVKSDSICFGHDDLCPRPRGCRRSFKPNRKSGVFDLATSRITLLADWCSKSFWFVPGFA, from the coding sequence ATGTATCCATTGCGAATTCTGTTCCAACAGGGTTTGGCTTATTTGCAAGATCTCGATGAAGACAAGATTGAAAACCTAGAAAATCTCGGATTCTATCTATCTAAAAGCTTTGTTATGGCTAGTTGCAGCAGTTGGCTTTTGATGAATGATCATAGTTTCTTATATCTTTTGAACGTGTTTACTAGCGAGACGATCAACCTTCCATCGATGGAGTCATGTCAAGAAGAAAGAGACGATGAATATGAAGATTTCATCAAGTCCACGTACAAAAGACaaaaggtaataaaatattCTCCTGCCAAGAATCCAGCTTGTTTTTGGATAAACGACAAAACAAGGGATTACGTTGTAGCTTGGAACCACCACGACCAAAACAACTTGTTTACAGTTAAGAAAGGAGATGACTATTGGTACACCTTTGAAGGCATTAACTGTGTAGACATGGCGTATAAGGACCACAAGCTTTACCTATATACATATGATTGCTACATCaagatttttgatttctctggAGATTTCCCTAACGAAGTCACTCGAGGAAACCCGTATCGTAACCATCCGTTTCGCTATGATTTGCAACATCAGGAATCCTTTTGGAAGGCGAAGGTTGCGATAACGAACTCGGGGGATGTTTTGATCGTTGCGAGTATGAAAAGGTTAGAAGAGAAACGTTTCTTTAAAATCTTCAAGATGAATATGGAAAGTGGTGACTGGGAAATAGTAGATTCTCTAGGAGGTGAGGTGTTGATATTTGGTCATGGGGTAACAATCAAAGATGTTAATGGTTTGGGAGTCAAGAGTGATTCAATCTGTTTTGGTCATGATGATCTTTGCCCAAGACCAAGAGGCTGTCGTCGTAGTTTTAAACCCAACAGAAAGTCTGGTGTGTTTGATCTTGCGACAAGTAGAATCACATTATTAGCAGATTGGTGCTCGAAGAGTTTCTGGTTTGTTCCTGGATTTGCGTAA
- the LOC104711856 gene encoding peroxiredoxin-2E, chloroplastic encodes MATSLSVSRFISSSATVISVAKPLLSPTVSFTAPLSFNRSLAPSLSLKFRSRRTSSAATRSFATTPVVTASISVGDKLPDSTLSYLDPSTGDVKTVTVSSLTAGKKAILFAVPGAFTPTCSQKHVPGFVSKAGELRSKGIDVIACVSVNDAFVMEAWRKDLGINDEVMLLSDGNGEFTGKLGVEMDLRDKPVGLGVRSRRYAILAEDGVVKVLNLEEGGAFTNSSAEDMLKAL; translated from the coding sequence ATGGCGACTTCTCTCTCCGTTTCTAGATTCATCTCCTCCTCCGCAACCGTTATCTCCGTCGCTAAGCCGTTACTTTCCCCCACCGTATCCTTCACCGCGCCGCTCTCCTTCAATCGCTCTCTCGCTCCTAGCCTCTCTCTCAAATTCCGCAGCCGCCGCACCAGCTCCGCCGCAACCAGATCCTTCGCGACAACACCCGTAGTCACCGCCTCCATTTCAGTCGGAGACAAGCTCCCAGACTCAACTCTCTCATACCTCGATCCATCCACCGGAGACGTCAAAACAGTAACCGTCTCCTCCCTCACCGCCGGGAAGAAAGCAATCCTATTCGCAGTCCCCGGCGCATTCACACCGACCTGCTCGCAGAAACACGTCCCTGGATTCGTATCCAAAGCCGGTGAGCTCAGATCTAAAGGCATCGATGTAATCGCCTGTGTCTCCGTCAACGACGCGTTCGTGATGGAAGCGTGGAGGAAGGACCTAGGAATCAACGATGAGGTGATGTTGTTGTCCGATGGAAACGGTGAGTTCACAGGGAAGCTTGGAGTTGAAATGGATTTGAGGGATAAGCCTGTTGGACTCGGAGTTAGGTCAAGGAGATACGCGATTCTGGCTGAGGATGGTGTTGTGAAGGTTCTGAACCTTGAAGAAGGTGGTGCTTTCACTAACAGTAGTGCTGAGGATATGCTTAAAGCTCTCTGA
- the LOC104711857 gene encoding pyruvate kinase 1, cytosolic: MHSSHLLLEEPIRMASILEPSKSSFFPALTKIVGTLGPKSRSVEALSGCLKAGMSVARFDFSWGDSDYHQETLDNLKVAVRSTKKLCAVMLDTVGPELQVINKSEKAITLKADGLVTLTPNQDQEASSEVLPINFNGLAKAVKTGDTIFVGQYLFTGSETTSVWLEVAEVKGDDVICLSRNAATLAGSLFTLHASQVHIDLPTLTEKDKEVISTWGVQNKIDFLSLSYCRHAEDVRQTREMLKKLGDLSQTQIFAKIENVEGLTHFDEILQEADGIILSRGNLGIDLPPEKVFLFQKAALYKCNMAGKPAVLTRVVDSMTDNLRPTRAEATDVANAVLDGSDAILLGAETLRGLYPVETISTVGRICAEAEKVFNQDLYFKKTVKYVGEPMTHLESIASSAVRAAIKVKASVIICFTSSGRAARLISKYRPTMPVISVVIPRVKTNQLKWSFSGAFEARQSLIVRGLFPMLADPRHPAESTSATNESVLKVALDHGKHAGVIKSHDRVVVCQKVGDASVVKIIELED, translated from the exons ATGCATTCCAGTCATCTTCTTCTCGAGGAGCCGATCAGGATGGCTTCAATCCTCGAGCCTTCCAAATCt AGTTTCTTCCCGGCATTGACTAAGATCGTCGGAACTCTCGGTCCTAAATCCCGATCCGTCGAGGCTCTCTCCGGCTGTCTCAAAGCCGGCATGTCTG TGGCTCGATTTGATTTCTCTTGGGGAGACTCTGATTATCACCAGGAGACACTAGATAATCTCAAGGTTGCTGTGAGGAGCACTAAGAAGCTTTGTGCt GTTATGCTTGATACTGTTGGACCTGAGTTGCAAGTTATTAACAAATCTGAGAAAGCTATTACTTTGAAAGCTGATGGCCTTGTAACTTTGACACCGAATCAAGACCAGGAAGCCTCTTCTGAAGTTCTTCCTATTAATTTCAATGGGCTTGCCAAG GCAGTTAAGACAGGAGATACTATCTTTGTTGGGCAATACCTCTTCACTGGTAGTGAAACAACTTCAGTTTGGCTCGAG GTTGCTGAAGTTAAAGGAGATGATGTCATTTGCCTGTCAAGGAATGCTGCTACTCTGGCTGGTTCTCTCTTCACTTTGCATGCTTCTCAAGTTCACATCGATCTGCCAACTCTCACTGAGAAGGATAAGGAG GTTATAAGCACATGGGgagttcaaaataaaatcgaTTTTCTCTCGTTGTCTTATTGCCGACATGCGGAGGATGTTCGCCAG ACCCGTGAAATGCTTAAAAAGTTGGGTGACCTCTCCCAAACACAAATATTTGCAAAGATTGAGAATGTAGAG ggACTAACCCACTTTGATGAGATTCTACAAGAAGCTGATGGAATTATTCTTTCTCGTGGAAATTTGGGTATAGATCTACCCCCAGAAAAG gtgtttttgtttcaaaaggCAGCTCTTTACAAGTGCAACATGGCTGGAAAGCCAGCCGTTCTTACCCGTGTTGTTGACAGTATGACTGACAACTTACGACCAACTCGTGCGGAGGCAACGGATGTTGCTAATGCTGTTTTAGATG GAAGTGATGCAATTCTTCTTGGTGCTGAGACCCTTCGTGGATTGTACCCTGTTGAGACAATATCAACTGTTGGTAGGATCTGTGCTGAG GCAGAGAAAGTTTTCAATCAAGATTTGTACTTCAAGAAGACTGTCAAGTATGTTGGAGAACCTATGACCCACTTGGAATCGATTGCTTCTTCAGCT GTACGGGCAGCCATCAAGGTTAAGGCATCAGTAATTATATGCTTCACCTCTTCTGGAAGAGCAGCCAG GTTGATTTCCAAATACAGGCCAACGATGCCTGTTATTTCTGTTGTCATTCCCAGGGTTAAGACAAATCAGCTGAAATGGAGCTTTAGTGGAGCTTTTGAG GCGAGGCAGTCACTAATTGTCAGAGGCCTCTTCCCAATGCTCGCTGACCCTCGTCACCCT GCGGAATCAACAAGTGCGACAAACGAGTCAGTCCTGAAGGTTGCTCTAGACCATGGGAAGCATGCTGGAGTAATCAAGTCACATGACAGAGTAGTGGTGTGCCAGAAAGTTGGTGATGCATCCGTGGTTAAGATCATCGAGCTCGAGGATTAA